Proteins encoded by one window of Salvia splendens isolate huo1 chromosome 7, SspV2, whole genome shotgun sequence:
- the LOC121741688 gene encoding basic form of pathogenesis-related protein 1-like, translated as MALNHHTHANKGGRHYRPKDYLRAHNKARARVGVGPLVWNETLAEYARAYAAVRSQDCEMHHSECPYGENLAAGSWQVNAKEAVRMWVDEKHLYDVKDNLCQGEWSSCLHYTQVVRRGTHSVGCAHIPCPEDWTFVICNYDPPGNYIGERPF; from the coding sequence ATGGCCTTAAACCACCATACCCATGCCAACAAGGGCGGCCGCCACTACCGTCCCAAAGACTACTTACGTGCCCACAACAAGGCCCGGGCGAGGGTGGGGGTGGGGCCCCTCGTTTGGAACGAGACGTTGGCAGAGTACGCCAGGGCCTATGCTGCAGTACGTTCTCAAGATTGTGAAATGCACCATTCAGAATGCCCGTATGGCGAAAACCTAGCGGCGGGGAGTTGGCAGGTAAACGCGAAGGAGGCTGTCCGCATGTGGGTCGATGAGAAGCATTTGTACGACGTTAAAGACAATCTTTGTCAGGGAGAATGGAGTAGTTGTTTGCATTATACGCAAGTAGTTAGGCGAGGCACTCATTCCGTTGGATGCGCTCACATTCCGTGCCCGGAGGATTGGACCTTTGTGATTTGTAACTATGATCCCCCGGGCAACTATATCGGAGAACGTCCCTTTTAA
- the LOC121741023 gene encoding basic form of pathogenesis-related protein 1-like gives MSKVIVLFCLMVALSHHIHAQHSPKDYLDAHNEARAAVGVGPLVWNEKVAKYAQAYANVRSKDCAMKHSDGPYGENLAAGSWKVSAKEAVKMWVDEKPLYDVQTGLCVGGGMDCRHYTQVVWRNSRSVGCAHVSCPTGWTFVTCNYDPPGNYVGQRPY, from the coding sequence ATGAGTAAGGTCATTGTATTGTTTTGTTTGATGGTGGCCTTAAGCCACCATATCCATGCTCAACACAGTCCCAAAGACTACCTAGACGCCCACAATGAGGCTCGGGCAGCGGTGGGGGTTGGACCCCTCGTTTGGAACGAAAAAGTGGCTAAGTACGCCCAGGCCTATGCTAATGTACGGTCTAAAGATTGTGCAATGAAGCATTCAGATGGCCCATATGGAGAAAACCTAGCGGCAGGGAGTTGGAAGGTAAGCGCGAAGGAGGCTGTCAAAATGTGGGTCGATGAGAAGCCTTTGTACGACGTTCAAACTGGTCTTTGTGTGGGAGGAGGGATGGACTGCCGGCATTATACGCAAGTAGTATGGCGAAATTCTCGTTCCGTTGGTTGCGCTCATGTCTCGTGTCCGACTGGTTGGACCTTTGTTACTTGCAACTATGATCCCCCGGGCAATTATGTCGGACAACGTCCATATTAA
- the LOC121741691 gene encoding basic form of pathogenesis-related protein 1-like yields the protein MVALSHHIHAQNRPVDYVDAHNVARATVGVGPLVWNETVAEYARAYTEVRSKDCEMRHSDGPYGENLAAGSWNVSAKEAVDMWLDEEPLYDVETGLCVGGGNACLHYTQVVWRNSHFVSCAHAPCPNGWTFVICNYDPPGNIVGERPY from the coding sequence ATGGTGGCCTTGAGCCACCATATCCATGCCCAAAACCGTCCCGTAGACTACGTGGATGCCCACAACGTGGCTCGAGCAACGGTGGGTGTTGGACCCCTCGTTTGGAACGAAACAGTGGCGGAGTACGCCAGGGCCTACACTGAAGTACGGTCCAAAGATTGTGAAATGAGGCATTCAGATGGCCCATATGGCGAAAACCTAGCGGCAGGGAGTTGGAACGTGAGCGCAAAGGAGGCTGTTGACATGTGGCTTGATGAAGAGCCATTGTACGACGTTGAAACCGGTCTTTGTGTGGGAGGAGGGAATGCTTGTTTGCACTATACACAGGTAGTTTGGCGAAACTCTCATTTCGTCAGCTGTGCTCATGCCCCGTGCCCAAATGGTTGGACCTTTGTTATTTGTAACTATGACCCTCCGGGCAACATTGTTGGAGAACGCCCTTATTAA
- the LOC121741692 gene encoding basic form of pathogenesis-related protein 1-like: MYFSTMTKSLFLTIFFVVVVAAAQNSPQDFVDAHNRARAEVGVAPVGWNATVADYALRYAEKRSGGCELEHSGGPYGENLAEGYGEFSAVDGVGLWVGEKPSYDYASNSCVGGECLHYTQVVWRDSTQLGCARKQCRNGWQFVICSYYPPGNYIGQRPY, encoded by the coding sequence ATGTACTTCTCCACCATGACCAAATCCCTCTTCCTAACAATTTtcttcgtcgtcgtcgtcgccgccgctcAGAACTCGCCACAGGACTTTGTGGACGCCCACAACCGCGCGAGAGCGGAGGTGGGCGTCGCGCCCGTGGGGTGGAACGCCACCGTGGCCGACTACGCCCTCCGCTACGCGGAGAAGCGGTCCGGCGGATGCGAGCTGGAGCACTCCGGGGGGCCGTACGGCGAGAATCTGGCGGAGGGGTACGGGGAGTTCTCGGCGGTGGACGGCGTGGGGTTGTGGGTGGGCGAGAAGCCGAGCTACGACTACGCCTCCAACTCGTGCGTAGGAGGAGAGTGCCTGCACTACACGCAGGTCGTGTGGCGCGACTCCACGCAGTTGGGATGCGCGCGGAAGCAGTGCCGTAACGGCTGGCAGTTCGTCATCTGCAGCTATTATCCGCCGGGAAATTACATCGGCCAACGCCCCTATTAG
- the LOC121741210 gene encoding basic form of pathogenesis-related protein 1-like produces MDSFTISLFLTLSFIAAAAGQNSPQDFLGGHNRVRAEVGIPPLEWNATVADYAQKRSDDCNQELSMGPYGENLFMGQGQVSAVDTVSVWASERPNYDHASNTCKGGSCLHYTQVVWRASTQLGCALQPCRNGWIFVICNYQPPRNYDGERP; encoded by the coding sequence ATGGACTCTTTCACCATTTCCCTCTTCCTAACACTTTCCTTCATCGCTGCAGCCGCCGGACAAAACTCGCCACAGGACTTCCTGGGCGGCCACAACCGCGTACGAGCGGAGGTAGGCATCCCTCCCCTCGAGTGGAATGCCACCGTCGCTGACTACGCCCAGAAGCGGTCCGACGACTGCAACCAGGAGCTGTCAATGGGGCCATACGGCGAGAACCTGTTTATGGGGCAGGGGCAGGTTTCCGCGGTGGACACCGTGAGCGTGTGGGCGAGCGAGAGGCCCAACTATGACCACGCATCCAACACCTGCAAAGGAGGATCGTGCCTGCACTACACGCAGGTCGTGTGGCGCGCCTCCACTCAGCTAGGCTGTGCGCTGCAGCCGTGCCGTAACGGCTGGATCTTCGTCATCTGCAACTATCAGCCGCCGAGAAATTACGACGGAGAACGCCCCTAG
- the LOC121810988 gene encoding aspartate--tRNA ligase, chloroplastic/mitochondrial-like has translation MSALLRSFPAVALRAKSSLPLLLLTIPKLNPSKLLHRRPHSSIYASASETLSVASTKPPPSPASETNASSLEWVRRTDFCGELGEPDVGKRVRLCGWVALHRIHGGLTFVTLRDHTGIVQVTTLPDDFPEAHAVVNDLRLEYVISVEGVIRQRPIESINKKMKTGFIEVAAEHAQVLNAVKLKLPFLVTTADEAKESAKEEIRLRYRYLDLRRPQMHSNIMLRHKVVKLIRRYLEDVHGFIEIETPILSRSTPEGARDYLVPSRVQSGTFYALPQSPQLFKQMLMVSGFDKYYQIARCFRDEDLRADRQPEFTQLDIEIAFTPLEDMLNLNEDLIRKVFLDIKGVELPSPFPRMTYAEATSRFGSDRPDIRFDLELKDVSEVFRNSSFKVFADTLSSDGIIKAICIPSGSQKYSNSALKKGDIYDEAIKSGAKGLPFLKVSSHGGLEGIPALVSSLGKTKHDLLLKILSASPGDLILFAVGNNASVNKTLDRLRLYVAHELGLIDHSRHSILWVTDFPMFEWNDSEERLEALHHPFTAPHPEDMKDLASARALAYDMVYNGVEIGGGSLRIYKREVQQKVLEIVGISSEQAENKFGYLLEALDMGAPPHGGIAFGLDRLVMLLGGASSIREVIAFPKTSTAGCALTRAPSVVDSQQLKDLAL, from the exons ATGTCCGCCCTTCTCCGCTCCTTCCCAGCCGTCGCCCTCCGCGCAAAGTCCTCCCTTCCGCTCCTACTCCTCACCATCCCAAAATTGAACCCCTCCAAGCTCCTCCACAGGCGCCCCCACTCATCCATTTATGCTTCCGCTTCGGAAACTCTCAGTGTTGCCAGCACCAAACCGCCGCCGTCTCCCGCTTCCGAGACCAACGCCAGCTCTCTTGAATGGGTCAGGCGCACTGATTTCTGCGGCGAATTGGGGGAACCGGACGTAGGCAAACGGGTTCGCCTTTGTGGGTGGGTGGCGCTCCACCGTATTCACGGCGGTCTCACATTCGTCACCCTTCGCGACCACACCGGAATCGTGCAG GTTACTACTCTTCCAGATGATTTCCCTGAGGCTCATGCAGTTGTCAATGATTTGAGGCTCGAGTATGTGATTTCAGTGGAAGGGGTTATCCGACAGCGGCCAATTGAGTCTATAAATAAAAAGATGAAAACAGGCTTCATAGAG GTTGCTGCTGAGCATGCCCAAGTGTTGAATGCGGTGAAATTAAAGTTGCCTTTTTTGGTTACTACTGCTGACGAGGCAAAAGAGTCTGCCAAAGAGGAAATCAGATTGAG ATACCGATATCTAGACCTACGGCGACCTCAAATGCATTCTAATATAATGTTGCGGCATAAAGTGGTTAAACTCATTCGACGATACCTTGAGGATGTGCATGGTTTCATTGAG ATCGAGACTCCAATTCTGTCTAGATCTACACCGGAAGGTGCGAGGGATTATTTAGTGCCTTCAAGAGTTCAG TCCGGAACATTTTATGCTTTGCCACAAAGTCCACAACTCTTCAAGCAGATGCTAATGGTCTCTGGTTTTGATAAATACTATCAAATAGCAAG ATGTTTCAGAGATGAAGATCTAAGAGCAGACAGGCAGCCCGAATTTACACAGCTTGACATTGAAATAGCATTCACTCCTCTGGAGGATATGCTGAATCTGAATGAAGATTTGATTAGAAAG GTTTTTCTTGATATCAAAGGAGTTGAACTACCTAGCCCTTTCCCAAGGATGACATATGCTGAAGCTACAAGCAGATTTGGTTCAGACAGGCCCGATATTCGTTTTGATCTTGAACTGAAAGAT GTATCGGAAGTGTTCAGGAATTCTTCCTTCAAGGTTTTTGCAGATACCTTGTCGAGTGACGGCATCATTAAAGCAATATGCATTCCTTCAGGAAGCCAGAAGTATTCAAATAGTGCTCTTAAAAAGGGTGATATTTATGATGAAGCTATTAAATCTGGAGCAAAGGGACTGCCGTTCTTAAAGGTCTCAAGTCATG GTGGACTTGAAGGGATTCCCGCACTGGTGTCGAGTTTGGGAAAAACCAAACATGATCTCTTACTGAAGATACTATCTGCTAGTCCTGGTGATCTCATTCTGTTTGCCGTAGGTAACAATGCATCAGTTAATAAAACATTGGACCGACTAAGGCTGTACGTTGCACATGAGTTGGGATTGATTGATCAT TCAAGGCACTCGATCCTCTGGGTAACTGATTTTCCAATGTTCGAGTGGAATGATTCTGAGGAAAGGCTTGAG GCCTTGCATCATCCTTTTACAGCTCCTCATCCTGAGGACATGAAAGACCTTGCCTCTGCCCGAGCCTTAGCGTATGACATGGTTTACAATGGGGTAGAG ATTGGTGGGGGAAGTTTGAGAATTTACAAGCGTGAAGTCCAACAGAAGGTTTTGGAAATAGTTGGCATTTCTTCTGAACAG GCTGAAAACAAGTTTGGGTATCTTTTGGAGGCTCTGGATATGGGTGCTCCCCCACATG GAGGAATTGCTTTTGGGTTGGATAGACTGGTAATGCTATTGGGTGGGGCTAGTTCCATCAGGGAGGTCATAGCTTTCCCCAAGACATCCACTGCCGGATGTGCCCTCACTCGTGCACCCTCCGTTGTCGATTCTCAGCAGCTGAAGGATCTGGCATTGTAG
- the LOC121741693 gene encoding small nuclear ribonucleoprotein-associated protein B-like, producing the protein MSMSKSSKMLQYINYRMRVTILDSRQLIEKFMAFDSHMNLVLGDCEEFRKQPPTKGSKEEREDRRTLGPVLLRGEEVIFLTVEGPRPPTTPASKLHLPPRHGPSLVKPRDS; encoded by the exons ATGTCGATGTCGAAGAGCTCCAAGATGCTGCAGTACATCAACTACCGGATGCGCGTGACAATCCTGGACAGCCGCCAGCTCATCGAAAAATTCATGGCGTTCGACTCCCACATGAATCTCGTCCTCGGCGATTGCGAGGAGTTCCGAAAGCAGCCTCCGACTAAAGGATCTAAGGAAGAGCGCGAGGATCGCCGGACCCTCGGACCGGTCCTCCTCCGCGGTGAGGAGGTCATCTTCCTCACCGTCGAGGGCCCCCGCCCCCCGACGACTCCCGCCTCAAAACTGCATCTGCCACCGCG CCATGGGCCAAGCCTAGTCAAGCCTCGAGATAGTTGA
- the LOC121741694 gene encoding amino acid permease 6-like, with product MSKAESLNVEALEGYDASMFDDDGRPKRTGTVWSTGAHIITAVIGSGVLTLAWAIAQMGWIAGPIALIVFSLVTLFTSYLLADCYRAADGTRNYIYKDAVKNYLGGIKYKFCAIVQYSYLFGVTIGYSITTAISLVAMKKAICFHKHGHNHDCTLSNNPFIILFGLIEIVLSQVPNFHELAFLSYIAAIMSFGYATIGLGLSIAKVAEGRHVTTSITGKPIGKDYSAEEKMWSCFAAIGNIAFAYAFAVVLIEIQDTIRSGSLTESKVMKRASTAGIMISTIFYLSCGLLGYAAFGNDAPGNFLTGYGFYEPYWLVFTANLFIAIHLFGAYQVFCQPIFAAVEAWCGRVWPGNKLLSKKYKWWKLRLSPFRVVWRSLYVVFTTFVAMMLPFFNDFVGLLGAISFWPLAVFFPIEMYMVRTGVSRSSCRGLFLQVLSGFCLVASLLAAAGSVRGLIQSLGTFEPLQSRS from the exons ATGAGCAAGGCTGAGAGTTTGAACGTCGAAGCACTAGAGGGATATGATGCATCCATGTTCGATGATGATGGCCGTCCAAAAAGAACTG GGACAGTATGGTCAACAGGGGCCCACATAATAACAGCAGTTATTGGGTCGGGCGTATTAACACTAGCATGGGCCATCGCTCAAATGGGCTGGATTGCTGGGCCTATCGCACTCATCGTTTTCTCACTCGTCACTCTATTCACCTCATACTTGCTCGCTGATTGTTACCGCGCCGCCGACGGCACCCGAAATTACATCTACAAAGATGCCGTAAAAAACTATCTAG GAGGAATCAAATATAAGTTTTGCGCAATAGTCCAATATAGCTATCTTTTCGGTGTGACAATTGGATATTCGATCACAACCGCTATCAGCTTGGT GGCGATGAAGAAAGCAATATGCTTCCACAAACACGGACACAACCACGACTGCACGTTGTCAAACAATCCTTTCATCATACTGTTCGGATTGATAGAAATAGTTCTCAGCCAAGTCCCCAACTTCCACGAGCTAGCGTTTCTCTCATACATCGCGGCCATCATGTCGTTTGGCTATGCCACCATCGGTCTAGGCCTCTCCATTGCCAAGGTTGCGGAAGGGAGGCACGTCACCACCAGCATCACAG GCAAACCCATTGGCAAAGACTACTCCGCCGAGGAGAAGATGTGGAGCTGCTTCGCTGCTATCGGGAACATCGCATTCGCCTATGCCTTTGCCGTCGTCCTAATCGAGATCCAAGACACAATCCGGTCGGGCAGCTTGACGGAGAGCAAGGTGATGAAGCGTGCCTCCACTGCAGGGATCATGATCTCAACGATTTTCTACTTGTCGTGCGGCTTGCTAGGGTACGCCGCATTCGGCAACGACGCGCCAGGGAACTTCTTGACCGg ttacGGCTTCTACGAACCGTACTGGCTGGTCTTCACGGCGAACTTATTCATCGCCATCCATCTCTTCGGGGCGTACCAAGTGTTTTGCCAGCCCATCTTCGCGGCGGTGGAGGCGTGGTGCGGGCGGGTATGGCCGGGGAACAAGTTACTTAGCAAAAAGTACAAGTGGTGGAAGCTAAGGCTGAGCCCATTCCGGGTGGTGTGGCGGAGCTTGTACGTTGTGTTCACGACGTTCGTGGCGATGATGTTGCCGTTTTTCAATGATTTTGTGGGGCTCCTCGGCGCGATATCGTTCTGGCCGCTCGCGGTGTTCTTCCCTATCGAGATGTACATGGTTAGAACCGGGGTCTCTCGGTCGTCATGTCGGGGGCTTTTCTTGCAGGTCCTCAGCGGCTTCTGCCTCGTCGCGTCACTGCTCGCCGCGGCAGGATCTGTAAGAGGGCTCATTCAGTCCCTAGGAACGTTCGAGCCACTGCAGTCGCGATCTTGA